The following proteins are encoded in a genomic region of Maribacter hydrothermalis:
- the galK gene encoding galactokinase — protein sequence MVYKTITAFFKENYHKSPLLIKAPGRINLIGEHTDYNQGLVLPASIEKGIYFAVTDNHDNVIRIETFLTQPEKIEFTLKGEHKAFTSFWGNYFKAIIEILVAKNYPIKAMNCVFGGDIPIGSGLSSSAALCCGFIYALSKISGNEIPREEIALIAQEAEHKIGLNCGLMDQYAVLFGKKGNAFFLDCKDLSHRYIPINLEGYSWVLVNSNIKHNLVVDSEYNKRRISCENIVRNVKKLRPEVNSLRDVTISDLEKITEKSNETDLKRAKYIIDENNRVLRMMNALTNGDEQEVGRILNEGHWAMSTQYEITTNEIDALVTIGENLEGIIGSRMMGGGFGGCTINLIETAKLDSSISSLLKAYQNQTGIAAEYYHLAIDDGVKVIEY from the coding sequence ATGGTATATAAAACGATTACGGCTTTTTTTAAGGAAAACTACCATAAAAGCCCGCTACTTATTAAAGCTCCAGGGCGAATAAATTTAATAGGTGAACATACAGATTACAACCAAGGCCTTGTATTACCCGCTTCTATTGAAAAAGGAATATATTTTGCTGTTACTGATAATCATGACAATGTAATTAGAATCGAAACTTTTTTAACACAACCAGAGAAAATTGAATTTACACTTAAAGGGGAACATAAAGCTTTTACATCATTTTGGGGAAATTATTTTAAAGCGATCATTGAAATTTTAGTTGCAAAAAACTACCCAATAAAAGCAATGAATTGTGTATTTGGAGGTGATATACCTATAGGATCTGGACTCTCCTCTTCTGCTGCACTTTGTTGTGGTTTTATATATGCATTATCGAAAATTTCAGGGAATGAAATTCCTAGGGAAGAAATTGCCTTAATTGCTCAAGAGGCAGAGCACAAAATAGGGCTTAATTGTGGTTTAATGGACCAGTACGCCGTGCTTTTTGGGAAAAAAGGAAATGCATTTTTCTTAGATTGTAAAGATTTAAGTCATAGGTATATTCCCATTAATTTAGAAGGCTATAGTTGGGTGTTGGTTAACTCTAACATAAAACATAATTTAGTGGTAGATTCCGAATATAATAAAAGACGAATTTCTTGCGAGAACATAGTAAGAAATGTAAAAAAACTAAGACCAGAAGTAAATTCCTTACGAGATGTTACTATTAGTGATTTAGAAAAGATTACTGAAAAAAGTAACGAAACCGATTTAAAAAGGGCTAAATATATAATTGATGAGAATAATCGTGTTCTCCGTATGATGAATGCACTAACCAATGGCGATGAGCAAGAAGTAGGTCGTATTTTAAATGAAGGTCATTGGGCAATGTCTACGCAATATGAAATTACTACAAACGAAATAGACGCACTCGTTACTATTGGGGAAAATTTAGAAGGGATTATTGGTTCAAGAATGATGGGTGGAGGATTTGGCGGTTGTACTATTAACCTAATAGAAACAGCTAAACTGGATTCAAGTATTTCATCGCTGTTAAAAGCGTATCAAAACCAAACAGGAATAGCTGCTGAATATTATCACTTAGCCATTGATGACGGTGTTAAGGTGATTGAATATTAA
- a CDS encoding cryptochrome/photolyase family protein codes for MSKKVAIFWFRRDLRLDDNVGFLEALKGDYPVLPIFIFDKEILSKLPKDDARLTFIHETLQNMRIELQEENDSSIGMFYGTPIEIFKKLTAEYEVKSVFTNNDYEPYAKKRDEKIADFLSQKDITFKTYKDQVIFEKSEIVKDDGEPYVVYTPYKNKWKEHFNVDKDLEIHYTNQYLSNLIKNSRLPNLSLSDIGFEKSKIEVPEYDVTPTLIDNYEDTRNFPAKENGTSRLGPHLRFGTVSVRKMMKKAIAEDNKVFWSELIWREFFMSILYHFPHTINNAFRPKYDRIEWRNNEEEFEKWKNGKTGYLLVDAGMRQLNETGYMHNRVRMLVASFLCKHLLIDWRWGETYFAEKLLDYEMSSNVGNWQWAAGSGVDAAPYFRIFNPMTQVDKFDKNKKYIKEWISEYGTDKYPEKMVDHKMARERCLEIYKAAVS; via the coding sequence ATGTCGAAAAAAGTAGCTATATTTTGGTTTAGAAGAGATTTAAGATTGGACGATAACGTAGGATTTCTTGAAGCATTGAAAGGAGATTACCCCGTACTGCCTATTTTCATTTTTGACAAAGAAATTCTATCCAAATTACCAAAAGACGATGCAAGACTCACTTTCATTCATGAGACATTGCAGAACATGAGAATTGAGCTACAAGAAGAAAATGACAGCTCTATAGGAATGTTTTATGGTACACCAATTGAGATCTTTAAAAAATTAACAGCGGAGTATGAGGTCAAGTCCGTATTCACAAATAATGACTATGAACCCTACGCGAAGAAACGCGATGAAAAAATAGCAGACTTTCTTTCTCAAAAAGACATCACTTTTAAAACCTATAAAGATCAAGTAATTTTTGAAAAATCTGAAATAGTAAAAGATGATGGAGAGCCTTACGTTGTATACACTCCGTATAAAAACAAATGGAAAGAACATTTTAATGTAGATAAAGATTTAGAGATTCACTACACAAATCAATATTTATCCAACTTGATTAAAAATTCGCGTTTACCCAACTTATCACTTAGCGATATTGGTTTTGAGAAATCCAAAATTGAGGTACCTGAATATGATGTAACCCCTACCTTAATTGATAACTATGAGGACACGCGTAATTTTCCAGCCAAGGAAAACGGCACTTCACGATTGGGTCCCCATTTGCGCTTTGGTACCGTATCCGTGCGTAAAATGATGAAAAAGGCAATTGCTGAAGACAACAAAGTTTTTTGGAGCGAATTAATATGGCGAGAGTTTTTCATGTCTATTTTATACCACTTTCCACATACCATAAATAACGCTTTTAGACCAAAATATGACCGTATAGAATGGCGAAATAATGAGGAAGAATTTGAAAAATGGAAAAATGGAAAAACTGGATATCTATTAGTAGATGCCGGTATGCGTCAATTAAATGAAACTGGGTATATGCATAATCGAGTTAGAATGTTAGTCGCAAGTTTTCTTTGCAAACACCTGTTGATAGATTGGCGCTGGGGAGAAACCTATTTTGCTGAAAAATTGTTGGATTATGAAATGAGTTCTAACGTTGGAAACTGGCAATGGGCCGCAGGTAGTGGTGTAGATGCTGCTCCATATTTTAGAATTTTTAATCCCATGACCCAAGTCGATAAATTCGACAAGAACAAAAAGTATATCAAAGAATGGATTTCAGAATACGGTACCGATAAGTACCCAGAAAAAATGGTAGATCATAAAATGGCCAGAGAAAGATGTTTAGAAATTTACAAAGCCGCAGTCAGCTAA
- a CDS encoding amidohydrolase, producing MKKTILMALCLSMSVSVFAQKMSKDKIQLVSSIEKHKEELIKISDSIWALAETAFDETESSRILADYAEKNGLTVTRGVAEIPTAFTATYGSGSPVISILGEFDALPGISQKASPVKEPFKEGAAGHGCGHNMFGTASLGSAIAIKELMDAGKIKGTVKFLGTPAEEKYFAKVWMVKAGLWDDVDVNVSWHPSADIEADVQSGLSLIDFVVEFYGQTAHASMDPWNGRSASDALELYTTGINYYREHILPTSRIHYHIQDGGQVVNVVPDYAKLWVRVRDPKRSKMLPTYERVKAMAEGAAIMANVDYKISLVSGIYETLVNRSGGEIMQNNLELLGPITYTEEETVFGKAIQKATGKPEVGFDGTVHPLRETLESPGGGSTDVGDVSWNVPNINLGVSVAPTGTPWHSWAVVACGGMSIGHKGMIYASKAMGMTMLDLFQNSKLVDKVKEEFKTRKGDEVYEPMIDGPPPIDVE from the coding sequence ATGAAAAAAACGATTCTAATGGCGCTCTGCCTTAGCATGAGTGTATCGGTTTTTGCCCAGAAAATGAGTAAAGACAAAATCCAACTTGTTTCTTCTATTGAAAAGCACAAAGAAGAACTTATTAAAATCAGTGATTCTATTTGGGCACTTGCCGAAACCGCTTTCGATGAAACAGAATCTTCGCGAATTTTAGCCGATTATGCCGAAAAAAATGGATTAACGGTAACAAGAGGTGTTGCTGAAATACCAACGGCATTTACAGCAACATACGGTTCTGGCAGTCCTGTAATAAGTATTTTAGGCGAGTTTGATGCCCTACCCGGTATTTCTCAAAAAGCATCACCAGTAAAAGAACCTTTTAAAGAAGGAGCTGCAGGTCATGGTTGCGGTCATAATATGTTTGGTACCGCAAGTCTAGGGTCGGCAATTGCCATAAAAGAGTTAATGGATGCCGGAAAAATTAAAGGAACGGTTAAGTTTTTAGGAACACCGGCCGAAGAAAAATACTTTGCAAAAGTATGGATGGTAAAAGCCGGACTTTGGGATGATGTCGATGTAAATGTAAGTTGGCACCCTTCTGCGGATATCGAAGCAGATGTACAAAGTGGATTGTCACTTATTGATTTTGTCGTAGAATTTTACGGTCAGACTGCCCATGCCTCTATGGATCCATGGAACGGCCGCAGTGCGTCAGATGCTTTAGAATTATACACTACAGGAATTAATTATTACCGTGAGCATATTTTACCTACATCAAGAATTCATTATCATATTCAAGATGGCGGTCAGGTTGTAAATGTAGTTCCCGATTATGCCAAACTTTGGGTTCGTGTTAGAGATCCTAAAAGGTCAAAAATGTTACCAACATACGAGCGTGTAAAAGCAATGGCGGAAGGCGCTGCGATTATGGCCAACGTTGATTATAAAATCTCTTTGGTTTCCGGTATTTACGAAACTTTGGTAAACCGCTCAGGTGGGGAAATTATGCAGAATAATTTAGAGCTACTTGGTCCAATTACCTATACTGAAGAAGAGACTGTTTTTGGTAAAGCCATACAAAAAGCAACGGGTAAACCAGAAGTTGGTTTTGATGGTACGGTTCACCCATTAAGAGAAACTTTGGAAAGCCCTGGTGGTGGTTCTACCGATGTAGGTGATGTTAGCTGGAACGTGCCAAATATTAATTTAGGCGTTTCTGTAGCACCTACCGGTACACCTTGGCATTCATGGGCGGTAGTTGCCTGTGGCGGAATGTCAATCGGTCATAAAGGAATGATATACGCATCTAAAGCAATGGGAATGACCATGTTAGACCTGTTTCAAAATTCCAAATTAGTTGACAAAGTTAAAGAAGAATTCAAAACCCGTAAAGGTGATGAAGTATATGAACCAATGATCGATGGTCCACCACCAATCGACGTTGAGTAA
- a CDS encoding SDR family NAD(P)-dependent oxidoreductase: protein MKNILLIGGSHGIGLSIVKELQNTHQLFIASRTDEALQHKNITHIPFDVTTDALDISKLPEKLDGFVYCPGSINLKPFKMMSLDTIKEDMELNFFSMVKVVKTVISKMNEGSSMVFFSTIAVGTGMPFHSSVSAAKGAVEGFAKSMAAEYAPKVRVNVVAPSLVDTPLAKRLLNNDKKRETMSERHPLKRVGNPEDIANAAIFLLSDKSTWVTGQVLGVDGGLSTLNIN from the coding sequence ATGAAAAATATATTATTAATTGGAGGCTCTCATGGTATTGGGCTATCGATAGTCAAAGAATTACAAAACACGCATCAACTTTTTATAGCTTCTAGAACTGACGAAGCTTTACAACACAAAAACATTACTCATATACCGTTTGATGTAACAACAGATGCCTTAGATATTTCAAAACTGCCGGAAAAACTTGATGGATTTGTATACTGTCCAGGAAGTATTAATTTAAAACCTTTTAAAATGATGTCTTTAGACACTATAAAAGAGGACATGGAACTCAATTTCTTTTCTATGGTAAAGGTTGTAAAAACAGTTATTTCAAAAATGAACGAAGGTTCAAGTATGGTTTTTTTCAGTACTATTGCCGTAGGTACCGGTATGCCCTTTCATTCCAGTGTTTCCGCAGCAAAAGGTGCTGTTGAAGGATTTGCAAAATCTATGGCCGCCGAGTATGCTCCAAAAGTAAGGGTTAATGTTGTTGCACCGTCGCTAGTGGATACACCTTTAGCTAAAAGACTTTTAAACAATGATAAGAAACGTGAAACAATGAGCGAGCGCCACCCATTAAAAAGAGTCGGAAATCCAGAAGACATTGCCAATGCGGCCATTTTTCTTTTAAGTGACAAAAGCACTTGGGTAACGGGACAGGTTTTAGGCGTAGACGGTGGACTCTCAACTTTAAACATCAACTAA
- a CDS encoding SRPBCC family protein, which yields MKLYQLHSKQSLPITKEKAWEFLSNPANLKVITPEHMGFNILDGADRAMFPGQIIQYKVSPFPGFTTKWVTEITHVDQGNYFVDEQRFGPYSLWHHKHFIKKINEGVEMEDIIDYKIPFGILGQIAHPLIVKKQLLEIFKFREQKLKQLFGSVESIPNQLELKSF from the coding sequence ATGAAATTATATCAATTGCATTCTAAACAGTCATTACCTATTACTAAAGAAAAGGCATGGGAATTTTTATCCAACCCCGCCAACTTAAAAGTAATTACTCCAGAGCACATGGGTTTTAATATACTTGATGGGGCAGATAGAGCAATGTTTCCAGGTCAGATCATACAATATAAAGTATCTCCTTTTCCAGGGTTTACAACTAAATGGGTAACCGAAATAACACATGTAGACCAAGGTAATTATTTTGTTGATGAACAAAGGTTCGGACCCTATTCTCTTTGGCATCATAAACATTTTATTAAAAAAATTAATGAAGGTGTTGAAATGGAGGATATTATAGATTATAAAATTCCATTCGGAATATTGGGTCAAATAGCACATCCTTTAATCGTAAAAAAACAATTGCTGGAGATATTCAAATTTCGTGAACAAAAATTAAAACAACTATTTGGCAGTGTAGAATCCATTCCAAATCAACTTGAACTTAAATCGTTTTAA
- a CDS encoding DUF2911 domain-containing protein: MNKVVLFLMAIVATLTVEAQINTPAPSPSSKLMQTVGLTEVTIDYSRPSMRGREVYGNLVPFDKLWRTGANGYTTITFNTDASIGGKDVKAGKYSIFTKPGASNWEVFFYTDIVGGGTPSNWDESKVVAQLSVPVHKLEMPVETFTITVDDVMNNGANIGIIWENTYVAVPFSVPTDAAVMQNIDKALNGPTANDYYAAAVYYSSEGKDINKAKEWMTKAMSMTEKPAFWQLRQQSLILAKAGDKKGAIEAAKKSLAGATEAGNNDYIKMNNDSLKEWGSK, encoded by the coding sequence ATGAACAAAGTAGTACTCTTTTTAATGGCAATTGTTGCAACGCTAACAGTTGAAGCTCAGATTAATACACCAGCACCAAGTCCATCATCAAAATTGATGCAAACCGTAGGTTTAACTGAAGTGACAATAGATTATTCTAGACCAAGCATGCGTGGTAGAGAAGTGTATGGCAACTTAGTACCTTTTGACAAATTATGGCGTACAGGGGCTAACGGATATACGACCATAACTTTTAATACTGACGCATCTATTGGAGGTAAAGATGTAAAAGCTGGTAAGTATTCAATTTTCACTAAACCTGGAGCTTCTAATTGGGAAGTATTCTTTTATACTGATATTGTTGGTGGTGGTACACCAAGCAATTGGGATGAAAGTAAAGTGGTAGCGCAATTATCAGTACCGGTTCATAAACTTGAAATGCCAGTAGAAACATTTACGATTACTGTTGATGATGTAATGAACAATGGAGCTAATATTGGAATAATTTGGGAGAACACTTATGTGGCCGTACCTTTTTCCGTACCTACTGATGCCGCAGTAATGCAAAATATCGATAAGGCTTTAAATGGTCCAACTGCCAATGACTATTATGCAGCTGCAGTATACTACTCAAGTGAAGGTAAAGATATTAACAAAGCTAAGGAATGGATGACTAAGGCAATGTCAATGACTGAGAAGCCTGCATTTTGGCAGCTTAGACAACAGTCTTTAATTTTAGCAAAAGCTGGTGATAAGAAAGGGGCCATAGAAGCCGCTAAAAAATCATTGGCCGGTGCAACTGAAGCTGGTAATAACGATTACATTAAAATGAATAACGATTCTTTAAAAGAATGGGGTTCTAAATAA
- a CDS encoding DUF6340 family protein, giving the protein MRNIAFKLFLITAFLSIMACSSTNRMTMGITQPAQVPIPNDVVAIGIVNRSSASEKNKVVDNIDKILSLEGLNLDKEGAQRAVSGLKYELERDNRFEAIKIIESQKDIDKGLSVFPAELTWDIVERLCKENEVDIIFSLEFYDTDTAVDYEMTMVKIPNNLGIIANVPGHRIKLNTAIKNGWRIYDPANRTIIDQYISNDQLFSMGEGINPVKALEAVIGRKEAVLSSSANLGANYALFTRPESIRIARDYFTKGSNNLEIADRRAKAGDWDGAAELWNAELNSAKSKVAGRAYYNMAISSEINGNLNKAIEYASKAYTDYENKDALRYVNMLKRRVVNQQELNRQLSK; this is encoded by the coding sequence ATGAGAAATATAGCCTTTAAATTGTTTTTAATTACGGCATTTTTATCCATAATGGCTTGTAGTTCTACAAATAGAATGACGATGGGTATTACCCAACCCGCCCAAGTACCTATACCAAATGATGTAGTTGCTATTGGTATTGTAAACAGAAGTAGTGCTTCTGAAAAAAATAAGGTCGTAGATAATATTGATAAGATTCTATCGCTTGAAGGTCTTAATTTAGACAAAGAGGGGGCACAAAGAGCAGTTTCAGGACTTAAATATGAATTAGAGCGTGATAACCGATTTGAAGCTATAAAAATTATTGAGAGTCAAAAGGATATTGATAAAGGATTAAGTGTTTTTCCTGCTGAACTCACATGGGATATTGTAGAACGATTATGTAAAGAAAATGAAGTAGATATTATTTTTTCCCTTGAGTTTTATGATACAGATACTGCTGTAGACTATGAAATGACAATGGTTAAAATCCCCAATAATTTAGGTATAATTGCAAATGTACCAGGCCATAGAATTAAGTTGAACACAGCAATTAAAAATGGATGGAGAATATATGACCCTGCAAATAGAACTATTATAGATCAATATATTTCTAATGATCAACTATTTTCTATGGGAGAGGGAATTAATCCTGTAAAGGCATTAGAAGCTGTTATAGGCAGAAAGGAAGCCGTGCTAAGTAGTAGCGCTAATTTAGGTGCTAATTATGCGCTTTTCACAAGACCTGAAAGCATTCGTATTGCCAGAGATTATTTTACTAAAGGAAGTAACAATTTAGAAATAGCGGATAGACGTGCAAAAGCAGGCGATTGGGATGGTGCTGCAGAGTTATGGAATGCCGAACTAAATAGTGCTAAAAGTAAAGTTGCCGGTAGAGCCTATTACAATATGGCCATTAGTAGTGAAATCAATGGAAACCTGAACAAGGCAATAGAATATGCGTCTAAAGCCTACACAGATTACGAGAATAAAGATGCGCTACGTTATGTAAATATGTTGAAAAGAAGAGTGGTTAACCAACAAGAATTAAATCGTCAATTATCTAAATAA
- a CDS encoding sodium:solute symporter gives MRELDWIILAGTLLFIVVYGVWKTKGSKNVDDYVRGGNDSKWWTIGLSVMATQASAITFLSTPGQAFHDGMGFVQFYFGLPLAMIIICMVFVPLYHRMKVYTAYEFLESRFDLKTRSLAAILFLIQRGLAAGITIFAPSIILSAVLGWDLRTLNIIIGSLVIIYTVSGGTNAVSVTQKQQMFIIMTGMFITFFFILGYLPSDITFSKAMKIAGASNKLEILNFDLDTSSRYTFWSGITGGLFLFLAYFGTDQSQVQRYLSGKSIRESQLGLVFNAIFKIPMQFFILLVGVMVFVFYQYNPSPLNFNPSATQAVMESPFAEDYKLLQKGQIELEAEKRIAQNKFSSALEIKEYTAVEEAKKQIIRINQKDSTNRVAAKALISQANDVVETNDKDYVFIHFILNNLPTGLIGLLLAVILSAAMSSTASELNALGTITALDLYKRNRTSTKLTEAHYVKASKYFTLLWGIIAISIACVANLFDNLIQLVNIIGSIFYGNVLGIFLIAFFFKFIKGNAVFFAAMVTQIIICIIYYYLIHIYPSGQEKLGYLWLNFFGAAMVIIISFIFEAFDRMLKRPLPSI, from the coding sequence ATGAGAGAATTAGATTGGATAATATTGGCCGGCACACTACTTTTTATAGTTGTTTACGGAGTTTGGAAAACTAAAGGAAGTAAAAACGTAGATGACTACGTACGTGGTGGCAATGATTCTAAATGGTGGACTATTGGTTTATCCGTAATGGCTACCCAAGCCAGTGCAATTACATTTTTATCTACTCCAGGTCAAGCATTTCATGACGGTATGGGCTTTGTTCAATTTTATTTTGGACTACCGCTTGCCATGATTATTATTTGTATGGTATTTGTCCCTTTATACCATAGAATGAAGGTGTATACGGCTTATGAGTTTTTAGAAAGCAGATTTGACCTTAAAACACGTTCTTTAGCAGCGATTTTATTTTTAATACAAAGAGGATTGGCAGCAGGTATTACCATATTTGCACCGTCCATTATTTTATCCGCTGTATTAGGTTGGGACTTAAGGACTTTAAATATCATCATAGGCAGTTTAGTAATTATTTATACAGTTTCTGGTGGAACAAATGCGGTAAGTGTAACACAAAAACAGCAGATGTTCATCATTATGACAGGTATGTTCATCACCTTCTTTTTTATACTAGGTTACTTACCTTCAGATATTACCTTTAGCAAGGCAATGAAAATTGCAGGTGCAAGTAATAAGCTTGAAATTTTAAATTTCGATTTAGATACTTCTAGCCGATATACATTCTGGAGTGGAATTACAGGTGGTCTTTTCTTATTCTTGGCCTATTTCGGTACGGACCAAAGTCAAGTACAGCGTTATTTATCAGGAAAATCTATTCGTGAAAGTCAATTAGGTCTGGTTTTTAATGCAATTTTTAAAATACCAATGCAGTTTTTTATTCTTCTAGTTGGTGTTATGGTTTTTGTATTTTATCAATACAATCCTTCGCCATTAAATTTTAATCCTTCTGCAACGCAAGCGGTTATGGAATCTCCTTTTGCCGAGGATTACAAGCTTTTACAAAAAGGACAAATTGAACTAGAAGCTGAAAAAAGAATTGCTCAAAACAAATTTTCATCGGCTTTAGAAATAAAAGAATATACTGCTGTTGAAGAGGCAAAAAAACAAATCATCAGAATTAATCAAAAAGATAGTACTAATCGTGTTGCCGCAAAAGCCCTTATAAGTCAAGCAAATGATGTTGTTGAAACCAATGATAAAGATTATGTTTTTATACATTTCATTCTTAACAATCTACCAACTGGTTTAATTGGTTTATTACTTGCAGTTATTTTGTCCGCAGCTATGTCTTCGACCGCTTCAGAATTAAATGCTTTAGGAACCATTACGGCATTAGATTTATACAAACGTAATAGAACCTCTACCAAGCTTACAGAAGCCCATTATGTAAAAGCTTCAAAATATTTCACTTTATTATGGGGTATCATCGCTATTTCTATTGCTTGTGTAGCCAACCTTTTCGACAATTTAATTCAATTGGTAAATATTATCGGTAGTATATTTTACGGTAACGTTTTAGGAATATTTTTAATTGCTTTCTTTTTTAAATTCATTAAAGGAAATGCTGTTTTTTTCGCAGCAATGGTAACGCAAATAATCATTTGCATTATTTATTACTATTTAATTCATATTTACCCTTCCGGTCAAGAAAAATTAGGTTATTTGTGGCTTAACTTTTTCGGAGCGGCCATGGTAATCATAATTTCCTTTATTTTTGAGGCGTTTGATCGAATGTTAAAAAGACCTCTTCCTTCGATATAA